A window of the Fusarium poae strain DAOMC 252244 chromosome 3, whole genome shotgun sequence genome harbors these coding sequences:
- a CDS encoding hypothetical protein (BUSCO:29912at5125), which translates to MSLPEWKAALSMSQRYETIQKIQTSLSASSMSEAIAIEQAAYQISSTQEEYNLACQPTSTPTPPLQEQESEIDSGIRIGSYKNCRPVSEGVTSEVYRSGDKALKVIVTYQDIEPHNPQREAKILKTLRSPCIPLLDTFRDQEQRFVLVFPFMPYTLADVLAQGPLPLGSLRSIFQDILQGLKDIHTQGIIHRDIKPSAILLSSLTGPAYLSDFGTAWHPELSISSEPADDKILDIGTGPYRAIDVLFGNKSYGPEVDMWGLGVMLTEVLRDPPTPIFESRAVHEDGNQLGLILSIFKTIGTPTPQTWPEAKRFKVAPFELWTSFPGQSWQELLPNVNPNFIDLVSSLVRGYFILPATATPKQSSTDEDGDEVMTTDDDYYSSDAGDAAQAMEMMSIDISNIEDDTAMDRTDYDGDTEM; encoded by the exons ATGTCACTCCCAGAATGGAAAGCAGCTCTATCCATGTCTCAACGATATGAGACAATCCAAAAGAT ACAAACCTCCCTCTCTGCTTCTAGCATGAGTGAGGCCATCGCCATTGAACAGGCCGCCTACCAAATCTCTTCTACTCAG GAAGAGTATAATCTCGCCTGCCAACCGACATCAACTCCAACACCCCCGTTGCAGGAACAAGAGAGTGAGATCGACTCTGGCATTAGGATTGGGTCATATAAAAACTGCCGACCCGTGTCAGAAGGTGTCACTTCAGAGGTTTACCGGTCAGGCGACAAAGCTCTCAAGGTTATCGTGACGTACCAGGACATTGAACCTCATAATCCTCAGCGCGAGGCAAAGATACTAAAGACTCTACGATCACCATGTATTCCCCTTCTCGACACCTTTCGAGACCAGGAACAGCGATTCGTCCTCGTCTTTCCCTTTATGCCATATACTCTAGCCGATGTTCTCGCTCAAGGGCCTCTACCTCTAGGCTCTTTGCGTTCAATCTTCCAAGACATACTACAAGGTCTAAAGGATATACATACACAAGGCATCATACACCGAGACATCAAACCATCCGCCATCCTCCTCTCTTCTCTCACAGGTCCAGCATATCTCTCCGACTTTGGAACAGCGTGGCATCCCGAGCTGTCAATTAGCTCAGAGCCAGCCGACGATAAGATTCTCGATATCGGGACGGGCCCCTACCGTGCCATAGATGTACTCTTTGGTAACAAGTCCTATGGTCCGGAAGTCGACATGTGGGGGCTAGGAGTCATGCTGACAGAAGTTCTTCGCGATCCTCCTACCCCAATATTCGAGTCTCGTGCTGTTCACGAAGACGGCAATCAGCTCGGTCTCATTCTAAGCATCTTCAAAACTATTGGCACACCAACACCTCAGACATGGCCCGAAGCAAAAAGGTTCAAGGTTGCTCCTTTCGAGCTTTGGACAAGCTTCCCAGGTCAAAGTTGGCAGGAGCTTCTACCCAATGTGAACCCTAACTTTATAGATCTCGTGTCGTCGCTTGTGCG GGGATATTTTATCTTGCCTGCTACAGCGACCCCTAAGCAGAGTTCTACGGACGAGGATGGAGATGAAGTGATGACTACCGATGACGACTATTACTCAAGCGATGCTGGAGATGCGGCACAGGCGATGGAAATGATGAGTATCGACATCTCAAATATCGAAGACGATACGGCAATGGATCGGACAGATTATGACGGGGACACGGAGATGTAG
- a CDS encoding hypothetical protein (BUSCO:11498at5125) gives MEDMARAEYPAMLAALQPGQAVQTLTERMKRMTRVNNEVADWLQERRRVEDQYVQGLKKLTQFKVPNGQSELGVFQAPWNRIIDSTESIAHAHHQLADRIEKDIEHPLRNFSSRKDFQNMNTMSNNLSTMAKDLDESQNAVDKLTKKGGRANTSKVESATSKLESATGQWESQAPFIFESLQALDESRVNNLRDLLTQYQTHESNSAQRVQENAMETLALMLEINTEKEIESFVHRATAGKAKLPTRNSTRQSSFAGTTPSTPVPPSTADSTNLPAQSAHTASPAPVTAPTSSHADDDMSETSMPQEKPGGKLRRLGTMFGGRRRQSMHAGFGQLSPGKLGPSFGRLGTSHSQNDRGPSPRASSNNLQEHQRLSSLAETPDMPRVPDGENDTPKPDAHENTNGTSHNENLMDSPIPQSAGGTVNGNHEIDLSNVQPPPGPPPSHKQENPAPQNATKDSDGFNVPPPMNDPISEAQREAKQESGEDPDQLLKVNIQQTPVEDEDPEAKLAALSSVANSLKLGPATRRSGTVRGRRDVRHTMYVPPPNLPESGTDSPISGLAASPTLAPSTSKGSAIAALASEASIAGTSDTQSVRSGNSLGGGNHPQHAQMTAPGLNSSIIESVSAVFEDGVIKSASITGEVAFVNNPSDSGDAKSYETIRINNFSALERIGPNRIFVQNSSPDNHDQFNLDVSHLTKNATAFSYRVFSEEADVSTLAEHAPLLLKPAWKPQGDKLGLLLQYQLNPASKITAPVSLHNVVIVAKYEGKSSGAQTKPVGIHLKDKHLVYWRIGDLTLTAEPQKIVCRIIGSEGTEPKPGHIEARWELTASGDQPVGSGISISRLDEGKGKGKEISEDDPFADDSASTEQKWVDVPVSRKLVSGKYEGR, from the exons ATGGAGGATATGGCAAGGGCCGAGTATCCCGCCATGCTG GCAGCTCTCCAGCCCGGCCAGGCGGTTCAAACTCTCACTGAACGAATGAAGCGCATGACCCGTGTCAACAACGAAGTCGCCGACTGGCTCCAG GAGCGTCGTCGCGTGGAGGATCAATACGTCCAGGGTCTAAAAAAGCTCACCCAATTCAAGGTGCCAAATGGTCAATCGGAGCTTGG TGTTTTCCAGGCGCCATGGAACCGAATTATCGACTCGACTGAGAGCATTGCCCATGCTCACCATCAGCTCGCCGATCGCATCGAGAAAGATATCGAGCACCCTCTACGAAACTTTTCCAGTCGAAAAGACTTTCAAAACATGAACACCATGTCTAATAACTTGTCCACCATGGCAAAGGACCTCGATGAATCACAGAACGCTGTCGACAAACTCACTAAGAAGGGGGGTCGAGCAAACACTTCCAAGGTCGAGAGTGCTACATCCAAGCTTGAATCTGCTACTGGGCAATGGGAATCACAGGCACCTTTCATCTTTGAGTCTCTCCAAGCTCTTGATGAGTCGCGTGTCAACAACCTGCGAGATCTTCTCACCCAATACCAGACTCACGAGTCCAATTCGGCCCAGCGCGTACAAGAGAATGCTATGGAAACATTGGCATTGATGCTCGAGATTAATACCGAAAAAGAAATCGAATCTTTTGTGCATAGGGCTACTGCTggcaaggcgaagcttcCGACCCGAAACTCGACTCGTCAGTCATCGTTTGCTGGCACCACACCTTCGACGCCAGTACCTCCAAGCACTGCCGATAGCACCAATCTGCCGGCTCAAAGCGCTCACACAGCGTCTCCTGCTCCAGTTACAGCCCCGACTTCTTCCCACGCTGACGACGATATGAGCGAGACTTCAATGCCTCAGGAAAAGCCAG GAGGCAAACTGCGCCGTCTTGGTACCATGTTTGGTGGCCGTAGAAGGCAGAGCATGCACGCCGGTTTCGGTCAGCTTTCTCCTGGAAAATTGGGACCTAGCTTTGGAAGATTGGGAACGAGCCACAGCCAAAACGATCGGGGCCCTTCTCCCAGGGCCTCTTCCAACAATCTCCAAGAGCACCAACGATTGTCGTCTCTAGCAGAAACCCCTGATATGCCGCGGGTACCCGATGGCGAGAACGATACACCCAAGCCGGACGCGCACGAGAATACGAACGGAACGTCGCACAATGAAAATCTTATGGACAGCCCGATTCCACAGTCGGCTGGAGGCACCGTTAACGGCAATCACGAAATTGACCTGTCAAATGTCCAGCCACCTCCCGGTCCTCCACCGTCGCACAAACAAGAGAACCCGGCGCCGCAAAACGCAACCAAGGATTCTGACGGATTCAACGTTCCACCCCCTATGAACGACCCTATTTCGGAAGCTCAACGGGAGGCTAAACAAGAGTCTGGCGAGGATCCTGATCAATTGCTCAAGGTCAACATTCAGCAAACACCtgtcgaggatgaggatcCTGAGGCCAAGCTGGCTGCCCTTTCAAGCGTCGCCAACAGCCTCAAACTTGGACCGGCCACTCGTCGCAGTGGTACAGTTAGGGGACGTCGTGATGTGCGTCACACCATGTATGTGCCGCCTCCTAATCTACCAGAGAGTGGCACCGATTCCCCTATAAGTGGTCTAGCGGCATCTCCAACCCTTGCACCATCAACATCCAAGGGAAGCGCAATTGCTGCATTGGCGTCCGAGGCTAGCATTGCCGGTACTTCTGATACACAGTCTGTGAGATCTGGTAACTCATTGGGTGGCGGAAACCATCCTCAACACGCTCAAATGACTGCCCCTGGTCTCAACTCGTCCATCATTGAGAGTGTGTCTGCTGTATTTGAGGATGGCGTCATCAAGTCGGCGTCTATTACTGGTGAAGTTGCATTCGTCAACAACCCGAGCGACTCGGGTGATGCTAAGA GCTATGAAACCATCCGAATCAACAACTTTTCGGCCCTTGAGCGCATTGGTCCTAACCGCATCTTTGTACAAAACTCATCTCCCGACAACCACGATCAGTTCAATCTTGATGTGTCTCACCTCACCAAGAATGCCACCGCATTTTCTTATCGAGTATTCTCTGAAGAGGCCGACGTTTCAACATTGGCCGAGCATGCTCCTCTACTCCTAAAGCCCGCATGGAAGCCTCAAGGAGACAAGCTCGGCTTGTTACTGCAATACCAGCTTAACCCGGCTTCCAAGATTACCGCCCCTGTATCACTGCACAACGTGGTGATCGTCGCAAAATACGAGGGCAAATCAAGTGGCGCCCAGACAAAGCCTGTAGGAATCCACCTAAAGGACAAGCACCTCGTCTACTGGCGCATCGGTGACCTCACTCTTACCGCTGAACCTCAAAAGATTGTCTGCCGCATCATTGGCTCAGAAGGTACAGAGCCCAAGCCAGGTCATATCGAAGCTCGATGGGAACTCACAGCCTCGGGCGATCAACCCGTCGGAAGCGGCATCTCCATCTCTCGACTTGATGAGGGCAAGGGCAAAGGCAAGGAAATCTCTGAGGATGATCCTTTCGCCGACGACAGCGCAAGCACAGAACAAAAGTGGGTAGACGTGCCTGTATCAAGGAAACTTGTCAGCGGCAAATACGAAGGACGATAA
- a CDS encoding hypothetical protein (BUSCO:14140at5125) — translation MRAHTPNNNDGRGSRRTPVTNNRFRASTSNLDRPQTSLRNSRMSFRASTQPSYNLLTGESNLPRPASRTSLAPETARPSSRESHKENMPPPEADESEKDKRQMEALKAEIGTLQYRLQTTEQEKEIALSTSSSKVEQSRRETQDEIQKRQAAEAEREKAVEQAEALRKELEQIKESVDDDKKKLERKARDAEDEARLLQDQLEDLSAAKDEAARIADRKATDMEMQIAAAKKTVKELEDESEQRENALQQTQAQLAERDGQIANLEADVLRLKAQSGDAETMEIIRQELTEQVQHIRNLESTNREQLSELKHLRSLSKAVEIVEEEKRTLQRRLETAEIIEAELAEARIQRQRLEDERLAWSAYLQNAAETDESQFDSPEAVARALVEERLSNASYVEKVGQLQAEITSAQNTIQSLNDEKAQLKSEVEKSKTAASATNTDKVRMRLERQRVMAVKEVEYLRAQLKTFDTEDETLQPEQFDQARVQRVQELEDLVDQYKKEVQALHTELSSLEPSSTGAPQPVTGSKRSRVEDDSTQEQLGQLTRKKRKLEEELTQAKNKISLLEKDLSTSREQLKAAKQSTQTRVLSLKSNPTSDFEAIKRSTLKALKKENEELLATLRGKSSSPMIPTSVLAAMEREITAAKAETASAEKRTRRLKEVWGSKSQEFKEAIFSTLGWTVTFIPNGKMRVESTFYPSQTDEHENSIVFDGERGTMKVGGGPRSDFARRISDQIGFWVREKGCIPGFLAALTLEFYEEHSRAAQAKADAMMT, via the exons ATGCGCGCGCACACGCCCAATAACAACGATGGGCGTGGAAGCCGCAGAACTCCCGTAACTAACAACAGGTTCAGGGCCAGTACTTCTAACCTGGATCGTCCGCAAACGTCGCTGCGAAACTCCAGG ATGTCCTTTCGCGCAAGCACTCAGCCATCCTATAACCTCCTCACCGGCGAATCCAATCTACCTCGTCCTGCCTCTCGAACAAGTCTAGCCCCAGAAACCGCCCGCCCCAGTTCGCGCGAAAGTCATAAGGAGAACATGCCGCCTCCTGAAGCGGACGAGTCTGAGAAAGACAAGCGCCAGATGGAGGCGTTGAAAGCAGAGATAGGAACTCTACAGTATCGCCTGCAGACGACCGAGCAAGAAAAAGAGATTGCCCTTTCGACAAGCAGCAGCAAGGTTGAGCAATCTCGTCGGGAGACACAGGATGAAATCCAGAAGCGCCAAGCTGCCGAAGCCGAACGCGAGAAAGCAGTCGAGCAAGCGGAAGCTCTGCGAAAAGAATTAGAACAAATCAAAGAGTCGGTCGATGATGATAAAAAGAAACTAGAGCGCAAGGCTCGTGACGCAGAGGATGAGGCTCGCTTGCTTCAGGATCAGCTTGAGGATCTGtccgctgccaaggacgAAGCTGCACGAATCGCCGACCGCAAGGCTACCGATATGGAGATGCAGATTGCAGCTGCAAAAAAGACAGTCAAAGAACTTGAGGACGAGAGTGAGCAGCGAGAGAATGCTCTGCAGCAGACACAAGCTCAATTGGCTGAGAGGGATGGACAAATCGCGAACCTGGAGGCTGATGTTTTGCGACTCAAGGCACAAAGTGGTGATGCAGAGACGATGGAGATTATCCGACAGGAACTTACTGAACAAGTTCAGCACATTCGAAACCTTGAGTCCACGAACCGTGAGCAGCTGTCTGAGCTGAAGCATTTGCGATCATTAAGCAAAGCAGTCGAAATtgtcgaagaagagaagcGAACCCTACAACGAAGACTGGAGACTGCGGAGATTATTGAAGCAGAGCTTGCCGAAGCCCGCATCCAGCgacaacgacttgaagacgAACGATTGGCCTGGTCTGCTTACCTTCAGAACGCCGCCGAGACCGACGAATCACAATTCGACTCACCAGAAGCTGTCGCAAGAGCTTTGGTAGAGGAGCGTCTCAGCAACGCATCTTACGTCGAGAAAGTGGGCCAACTACAAGCCGAAATTACATCTGCACAGAACACCATCCAGTCTCTGAATGACGAAAAGGCCCAATTGAAGAGCGAAGTCGAGAAATCCAAGACCGCAGCCAGCGCAACCAACACCGACAAGGTTCGTATGCGCCTCGAGCGACAGCGTGTTATGGCTGTCAAGGAAGTCGAATACCTTCGCGCCCAACTCAAGACTTTCGATACCGAGGACGAGACGCTTCAGCCCGAACAATTCGACCAAGCCCGAGTGCAACGAGTCCAAGAACTTGAAGATCTTGTCGACCAGTACAAGAAGGAGGTCCAAGCACTACATACCGAGCTGTCGTCTCTTGAGCCTTCATCAACAGGCGCCCCCCAACCCGTTACAGGCAGCAAGCGATCGAGAGTGGAGGATGACAGCACTCAAGAACAGCTTGGACAGCTCACAAGGAAGAAGCGTaagctggaggaggagtTGACCCAGGCCAAGAACAAGATTTCTCTACTAGAGAAGGACTTGTCTACCAGTCGCGAGCAATTAAAGGCTGCTAAGCAGTCAACGCAAACACGCGTCTTGTCGCTCAAGTCCAACCCCACATCAGACTTTGAAGCCATCAAACGGTCGACACTTAAAGCTCTCAAGAAGGAGAACGAAGAACTCTTAGCTACACTACGCGGCAAATCTTCGTCGCCCATGATTCCTACCTCTGTCCTCGCAGCAATGGAGCGCGAAATCACAGCAGCCAAGGCCGAAACAGCATCAGCCGAGAAGCGCACCCGTCGTCTGAAGGAAGTCTGGGGTTCCAAGTCTCAAGAGTTTAAAGAAGCCATCTTTTCCACGCTCGGCTGGACCGTGACGTTTATCCCCAACGGAAAGATGCGAGTCGAGAGTACGTTCTACCCATCGCAGACAGACGAGCATGAGAACTCGATTGTGTTTGATGGCGAGCGCGGCACGATGAAGGTCGGCGGCGGTCCACGAAGTGATTTCGCGAGAAGGATAAGTGATCAGATTGGGTTCTGGGTTAGGGAGAAGGGGTGTATTCCTGGGTTTCTGGCTGCGTTGACGCTGGAGTTTTACGAGGAGCATAGTAGAGCGGCTCAAGCTAAGGCCGATGCGATGATGACTTAA
- a CDS encoding hypothetical protein (BUSCO:22632at5125) produces MASIGLRSSATRAITLRPSHSRLLPRQLNATQRYFSNQTPRWYSDSSKPSTDSSASSDESIASSASSEPNTSKLNIFGTEWEDLDTKISSFSDLPHRLFGANQHMVINYELKEALRLMLRQFNAPIMYSFAYGSGVFPQSASKASISESNFRAVHPNPPEALIKSQKGTPKVLDFIFGVSHVEHWHSINMKQNRHHYSGLASLGSGVVSRVGNWGAGVYFNPFVEVNGMLIKYGVTSIDNLVHDLSSWDSLYLAGRLQKPVKILRDHPRVRLANQHNLIAALRTALLLLPPNFTEVELYSTIAGLSYLGDPRMALPTENKSKVTNIVDNNIVHFRRLYAPLVKTLPNVDFTGPCRIDDTDWIMNPDPNKGLQQDMDPIRRGNMVRRLPQAFRSRLYFQYQKRFEIPRGEFNELMKASSDNDGTAVKKMQGGDFERRIATDEPQKLHETVRIAIKQTVNWPSTVQSAKGLLTGGISRAMRYLGEKYSKYKKDQMSKTKQLSDKSEKSD; encoded by the exons ATGGCCTCAATTGGCCTCAGG TCCTCCGCGACCCGAGCCATAACCCTTCGACCCTCCCATTCCCGCCTCCTCCCACGCCAACTAAACGCAACACAACGATACTTTTCGAATCAAACACCACGATGGTACTCCGACTCGTCAAAACCCTCCACCGACAGCTCGGCAAGCTCGGATGAATCCATCGCAAGCAGCGCATCCTCTGAGCCCAATACCAGCAAGCTCAACATCTTTGGCACAGAATGGGAAGATCTCGACACAAAGATCAGTAGCTTTTCTGATCTTCCGCATCGTCTCTTTGGCGCAAACCAGCACATGGTCATTAACTACGAACTCAAAGAAGCTTTGCGCCTCATGCTGCGACAGTTCAACGCGCCTATAATGTACTCTTTCGCATACGGCTCCGGTGTCTTTCCTCAGTCAGCTTCCAAGGCCAGTATATCCGAGTCCAACTTTCGAGCTGTTCATCCGAACCCCCCAGAGGCGCTCATCAAGTCGCAAAAGGGTACACCGAAAGTGCTGGACTTTATCTTCGGTGTGTCGCATGTTGAGCATTGGCATTCGATCAATATGAAGCAAAACCGTCATCATTACTCTGGTCTTGCGTCTTTGGGATCAGGCGTTGTATCGCGCGTGGGGAACTGGGGTGCTGGTGTCTACTTCAACCCTTTCGTGGAAGTCAACGGTATGCTTATTAAGTACGGCGTAACGAGTATCGACAATCTGGTACATGATCTTTCTTCCTGGGACAGCTTGTATCTTGCTGGCCGCCTTCAAAAGCCTGTCAAGATTTTACGAGACCATCCTCGTGTTCGACTCGCCAACCAGCACAACCTCATCGCCGCTCTACGAACCGCTCTACTCCTTCTACCTCCCAACTTTACAGAAGTCGAGTTATACAGCACCATCGCAGGTCTCAGCTATCTAGGTGATCCCCGTATGGCTCTCCCTACAGAGAACAAGAGCAAGGTGACAAACATTGTCGACAACAACATCGTTCACTTCCGCCGGTTATACGCACCGCTCGTCAAGACGCTTCCCAATGTCGACTTTACAGGACCCTGCCGCATCGACGATACAGATTGGATCATGAACCCGGACCCCAACAAGGGACTCCAGCAGGACATGGACCCCATACGTCGCGGCAACATGGTTAGACGCCTGCCTCAAGCCTTCCGATCACGACTCTACTTCCAATACCAGAAGCGATTCGAAATCCCCCGTGGAGAGTTCAACGAGCTCATGAAGGCGTCTTCAGACAATGATGGCACCGCGGTAAAAAAGATGCAAGGCGGTGACTTTGAGCGTCGCATCGCCACCGATGAGCCACAGAAACTTCACGAGACGGTGCGCATAGCCATTAAGCAAACAGTGAACTGGCCGAGTACAGTGCAAAGCGCCAAGGGTCTTTTGACGGGTGGTATCTCAAGAGCAATGCGATACTTGGGTGAAAAGTACTCCAAGTACAAGAAAGATCAAATGAGCAAGACAAAACAACTTTCCGACAAGTCAGAAAAGTCGGACTGA
- the INDA1_3 gene encoding Amino-acid permease inda1 (TransMembrane:12 (i79-98o110-133i154-180o186-207i219-241o261-282i303-322o358-383i404-420o432-455i476-503o515-534i)), which produces MAVEKVTSDAPVVGEKGVVRDVDERAPVGKETFTATGEEYEQDDFMTRTGLNAKSFTRKHYGLGLVELDRKMKPRHLQMVAIGGSIGAGFFVGSGSALSKGGPATLFIDFFLVGVMVFNVVYAMGELAVMYPISGGFYTYAARFIDPAFGFAMAWNYCLQWAATLPLELTVCAITIQYWAPDSNPGIWIAVFLAAIVILNMFGTIGYAEEEFWAACFKLTSISIFMIIALVLVCGGGPSSGSYDTYQGFKLWQDPGAFKNGFKGFCSVFVTAAFSFAGSELVGLAAAESRNPTESVPKAIKQVFWRICLFYIVALLFVGMLVSCNDENLLSSSSYSNSAASPFVLVGKYSGLKGLDHYMNAVILSSVLSLGIASVYGGSRTLLALAQQGFAPKIFTWVDRAGRPLPSVGFIIAFGCLAFLNLDAAGPVIFDWLLALSGLAMLVCWGSICLAHIRFRAAWKYNGHTLDEIPFKAIGGVYGSWVGLIFVVVILIAQFYVAIVAPVGESGMGTVEDFFMQYLGLPIVLAFWAGGVIWKRTSWISIDKIDIDTGRREHDWDSINAWRAELATFPWWKRLMYTLF; this is translated from the exons ATGGCTGTCGAAAAAGTCACTAGTGATGCTCCCGTCGTGGGTGAAAAGGGTGTTGTGAGAGATGTTGACGAGAGAGCTCCTGTTGGTAAGGAGACGTTTACCGCTACGGGAGAAGAATATGAGCAGGATGATTTCATGACCAGAACAGGTCTCAATGCAAAGTCGTTCACGAGAAAGCATTATGGTTTGGGTCTTGTTGAGTTGGATCGCAAGATGAAGCCTCGACATCTTCAGATGGTTGCTATCGGAGGATCAATCGGTGCTGGATTCTTTGTCGGTTCCGGTTCTGCTCTGAGCAAGGGT GGCCCTGCTACTCTATTCATTGACTTCTTCCTCGTCGGTGTCATGGTTTTCAACGTCGTCTACGCAATGGGTGAACTAGCCGTCATGTATCCCATCTCTGGAGGTTTCTACACCTACGCAGCACGCTTCATCGACCCTGCCTTTGGCTTCGCAATGGCTTGGAACTACTGCCTTCAATGGGCCGCCACGCTTCCCCTGGAACTAACAGTCTGCGCCATCACCATTCAGTACTGGGCCCCTGACTCGAACCCCGGTATCTGGATCGCTGTATTTCTCGCTGCTATCGTCATTCTCAACATGTTTGGCACCATCGGTTACGCGGAAGAAGAATTCTGGGCTGCTTGCTTCAAACTTACGTCCATTTCCATCTTTATGATCATCGCTCTCGTACTTGTCTGCGGCGGAGGACCTTCAAGCGGTAGTTACGACACGTACCAAGGATTCAAGCTCTGGCAGGATCCAGGGGCTTTCAAAAATGGGTTCAAAGGATTTTGCTCTGTTTTTGTTACGGCGGCGTTTTCTTTTGCAGGCTCTGAACTCGTCGGACTCGCTGCAGCTGAATCTCGAAACCCAACCGAATCAGTTCCCAAAGCGATTAAGCAGGTGTTCTGGCGAATTTGCTTGTTCTACATTGTTGCCTTGCTATTCGTCGGTATGCTGGTCAGCTGCAACGACGAAAATCTCTTGAGTTCAAGCTCCTATTCCAACAGCGCTGCATCAccttttgttcttgttggAAAATATTCTGGCCTCAAGGGTCTCGATCATTACATGAACGCCGTCATCCTTTCATCCGTCTTGTCTCTCGGTATCGCTTCAGTATACGGTGGATCTCGCACGCTTCTTGCTCTCGCGCAGCAAGGATTTGCCCCCAAGATTTTTACCTGGGTTGATCGCGCAGGTCGACCTTTGCCATCTGTTGGATTCATCATTGCTTTTGGATGTCTTGCTTTCCTGAACCTCGACGCGGCTGGTCCTGTTATTTTCGATTGGCTTTTGGCTTTGTCTGGTTTGGCTATGCTTGTTTGCTGGGGCTCCATTTGTCTCGCGCACATCAGATTCAGAGCTGCCTGGAAGTACAATGGACACACCCTTGATGAAATCCCTTTCAAAGCTATTGGTGGTGTTTATGGATCGTGGGTTGGTTTgatttttgttgttgttattctCATTGCCCAG TTTTATGTCGCCATTGTTGCCCCTGTCGGCGAGTCGGGTATGGGAACAGTTGAAGATTTCTTTATGCAATATCTTGGTCTACCCATTGTTTTGGCCTTTTGGGCTGGAGGTGTCATCTGGAAGCGAACGAGCTGGATCAGCATCGACAAGATTGATATCGACACCGGACGACGTGAACATGATTGGGATTCTATCAACGCTTGGAGAGCAGAACTTGCTACATTCCCCTGGTGGAAGCGATTGATGTACACATTGTTTTAG